In the genome of Pseudomonas bubulae, one region contains:
- a CDS encoding sigma-54-dependent Fis family transcriptional regulator — MHSTDLRRHARQVIDVTRGRPQGCDPSIVRSWQRCLEDYHLDPAQTIAPTVLEQGRILEGRERLQQVLKIAGHEMNSLHQQLSGAGHAVLLTDARGVILNCVTAPSERKVFEQAGLWLGADWSEAREGTNGIGTCLVERQALTIHQDEHFRGRHTGLTCSASPVFDPQGELLAVLDVSSARHEASRQSQFHTMALVNLSAKIIENSYFLGHFQNQWLLRFHLHAESVGLFSEGMLAFDGDGVIGAVNQSALNLLGHVRGSLLGQSVDSVFDCPRDELFSRATLQANASWPLHTRDGRRLFAALRGQPRNGPAPVMVQAEPPRPSSICLGDEALQTDFRRALRVFERDVPLLVNGETGSGKEAFAKAVHQASLRSSKPFVALNCASIPESLIESELFGYRGGSFTGARKEGMQGKLQQADGGTLFLDEIGDMPLALQTRLLRVLEDRVVVPIGGEPMAVNVRIISATHRNLQERVADGSFREDLYYRLNGLEIGLPALRERTDKSQLLDFLLAEEAGGQRLFISPAAREALLDFAWPGNVRQLRNVLRTLAALCENDVIQYEDLPATIRLAPPKAPEACEYPLEDAEKQALLLALELHRWHMTHTALQLGVSRNTLYRKLRKHGIER; from the coding sequence ATGCACAGCACCGATTTGCGCCGTCACGCACGGCAAGTCATTGATGTCACCCGCGGTCGCCCGCAAGGGTGTGACCCGTCCATCGTCCGTTCCTGGCAGCGTTGCCTGGAGGACTATCACCTCGATCCTGCGCAAACCATCGCCCCGACCGTACTTGAGCAAGGCCGTATCCTTGAAGGCCGCGAGCGTTTGCAGCAGGTGCTGAAAATTGCCGGTCACGAAATGAACAGCCTGCATCAGCAACTCTCCGGTGCCGGGCACGCGGTGCTATTGACTGATGCCCGTGGCGTGATCCTCAACTGTGTCACTGCCCCCTCCGAACGCAAGGTGTTCGAGCAGGCGGGGCTTTGGCTGGGGGCCGACTGGAGCGAAGCCAGGGAGGGTACCAACGGCATCGGTACCTGCCTGGTCGAGCGTCAGGCACTGACCATCCATCAGGATGAACACTTTCGTGGCCGGCACACCGGGCTGACCTGCTCGGCCAGCCCGGTGTTCGATCCGCAGGGCGAATTGCTGGCGGTGCTCGACGTGTCTTCGGCCCGCCATGAGGCTTCCCGTCAGAGCCAGTTTCATACGATGGCGCTGGTTAATCTGTCAGCGAAAATCATCGAAAACAGCTACTTCCTCGGGCACTTTCAGAATCAGTGGCTGCTGCGTTTTCATCTGCACGCCGAGTCTGTCGGATTGTTCAGCGAAGGCATGCTGGCGTTTGATGGCGACGGAGTTATAGGCGCGGTTAACCAGAGTGCCCTGAACCTGCTAGGGCATGTGCGTGGCAGTTTGCTCGGGCAATCGGTCGACAGTGTTTTCGATTGCCCGCGGGATGAGCTTTTCAGTCGGGCCACCCTCCAGGCGAATGCCAGTTGGCCGCTGCATACCCGCGACGGGCGTCGATTATTTGCGGCACTGCGCGGCCAGCCACGGAACGGGCCTGCCCCGGTCATGGTGCAAGCCGAGCCACCGCGCCCGAGCAGCATCTGCCTGGGTGATGAGGCCCTGCAGACAGATTTTCGCCGGGCATTACGGGTGTTTGAGCGCGATGTGCCGCTGCTGGTCAATGGTGAAACCGGCTCCGGCAAAGAAGCCTTTGCCAAGGCTGTGCATCAAGCCAGCTTGCGCAGCAGTAAGCCGTTTGTGGCGCTCAACTGCGCGTCGATCCCCGAAAGCCTGATCGAGAGCGAACTGTTCGGCTATCGCGGTGGCAGTTTTACCGGGGCACGCAAGGAAGGCATGCAGGGCAAGTTGCAGCAGGCCGATGGCGGCACCCTGTTTCTGGATGAAATTGGCGATATGCCGCTGGCGTTGCAAACCCGGTTGTTAAGAGTGCTGGAGGACCGTGTGGTGGTGCCCATTGGTGGCGAGCCGATGGCGGTCAACGTGCGCATTATCAGCGCCACCCACCGTAACTTGCAGGAGCGCGTGGCGGACGGCAGTTTTCGTGAAGACCTGTATTACCGCCTTAATGGACTGGAAATCGGTTTGCCAGCGTTGCGCGAGCGCACGGACAAATCGCAGTTGCTGGACTTCTTGCTGGCCGAAGAGGCGGGAGGGCAGCGCCTGTTTATCAGCCCGGCGGCGCGTGAGGCGTTGCTGGATTTTGCCTGGCCAGGCAACGTGCGTCAGCTGCGCAATGTGCTGCGAACCCTGGCTGCACTCTGCGAAAACGACGTGATCCAGTACGAAGATCTGCCGGCCACTATTCGCCTGGCTCCGCCCAAAGCCCCTGAAGCATGTGAATACCCGCTTGAGGATGCCGAAAAGCAGGCCTTGTTGCTGGCGCTCGAACTGCACCGCTGGCATATGACCCATACCGCGCTGCAACTGGGGGTGAGCCGCAACACCCTGTATAGAAAGCTGCGCAAGCATGGGATTGAGCGGTAA
- the mpl gene encoding UDP-N-acetylmuramate:L-alanyl-gamma-D-glutamyl-meso-diaminopimelate ligase, whose translation MHIHILGICGTFMGSLAVLAKELGHHVTGSDANVYPPMSTQLQAQGIELTQGYDPVQLDPAPDVVVIGNALSRGNPAVEYVLNKGLPYVSGPQWLADHVLQGRWVLAVAGTHGKTTTSSMLAWVLEYAGMAPGFLIGGVPQNFAVSARLGDTPFFVVEADEYDSAFFDKRSKFVHYRPRTAILNNLEFDHADIFPDLPAIERQFHHLVRTIPSEGLVIHPTTEPALQRVIEMGCWTPVQTTGVDGQWQARLLSDDGSRFEVLFDGALQGTVDWNMTGQHNVANALATLAAARHVGVVPSMAIDGLSAFKSVKRRMEKVAEVHGITLYDDFAHHPTAIATTLDGLRKHIGDAPLIAVIEPRSNSMKLGAHRDGLPQSVVQADHVVWYAPANLGWDLAATVASSPVPTKVCDSLDAIIAEVKAQVKPGTHVVIMSNGGFGGLHGKLAEALQ comes from the coding sequence ATGCACATTCATATTTTGGGTATTTGCGGCACTTTCATGGGGTCGCTGGCGGTTCTGGCCAAAGAACTGGGCCATCACGTTACTGGCTCAGACGCCAACGTCTATCCGCCGATGAGCACCCAGCTGCAGGCTCAAGGTATTGAACTAACCCAGGGCTATGACCCGGTTCAGCTCGATCCGGCGCCAGATGTAGTGGTGATCGGCAATGCGCTGTCCCGTGGCAACCCCGCAGTTGAGTACGTGCTCAACAAGGGCCTGCCTTACGTGTCCGGCCCGCAATGGCTGGCTGACCATGTGCTGCAAGGCCGCTGGGTACTGGCCGTGGCAGGTACCCACGGTAAAACCACGACCAGCAGCATGCTGGCCTGGGTGCTGGAGTACGCGGGCATGGCCCCGGGTTTCCTGATTGGCGGTGTGCCGCAGAACTTTGCCGTGTCGGCCCGTCTGGGTGATACGCCGTTCTTTGTGGTAGAAGCCGATGAATATGACAGCGCCTTTTTCGACAAGCGCTCGAAGTTTGTCCACTACCGTCCGCGCACGGCAATCCTCAACAATCTCGAGTTCGATCACGCTGACATCTTCCCGGACTTGCCGGCCATTGAGCGGCAATTCCACCATTTGGTGCGCACTATCCCGAGTGAAGGGCTGGTTATCCACCCGACCACCGAGCCTGCATTGCAGCGTGTAATCGAAATGGGCTGCTGGACGCCGGTACAAACCACGGGCGTCGATGGTCAATGGCAAGCCAGGCTGCTCAGTGATGACGGCTCTCGCTTTGAGGTGCTGTTTGACGGCGCGCTGCAAGGTACCGTCGATTGGAACATGACCGGCCAGCATAACGTGGCCAACGCCCTGGCGACCCTGGCCGCAGCGCGCCATGTCGGCGTGGTGCCGAGCATGGCGATAGATGGGTTGAGCGCTTTCAAAAGCGTGAAACGACGTATGGAGAAAGTCGCCGAAGTCCACGGCATTACCCTCTACGACGACTTTGCCCACCATCCGACTGCGATCGCGACCACCCTCGATGGCCTGCGCAAGCACATTGGTGACGCGCCCTTGATCGCGGTGATTGAGCCGCGCTCCAACTCCATGAAGCTCGGAGCCCACCGTGATGGCCTGCCGCAAAGCGTGGTGCAGGCGGATCATGTGGTCTGGTATGCCCCGGCCAATCTGGGTTGGGATCTGGCCGCGACGGTGGCATCGAGCCCGGTGCCGACCAAGGTGTGCGATTCGCTGGACGCCATCATTGCCGAGGTCAAGGCCCAGGTTAAGCCCGGTACCCATGTGGTGATCATGAGCAATGGCGGCTTCGGCGGGCTGCATGGCAAGCTGGCGGAAGCGCTGCAATGA
- the ubiX gene encoding flavin prenyltransferase UbiX codes for MSGPERITLAVTGASGMPYALRLLDCLVREDREVHFLISKAAQLVMATETDVSLPPKPQAMQAFLTEYTGAAAGQIRVYGKEDWMSPVASGSGAPAAMVVVPCSTGTLSGIATGACNNLIERAADVTLKERRQLILVPREAPYSSIHLENMLKLSNMGAVIVPASPGFYHQPQTIDDLVDFVVARILNLLNIPQDMLPRWGEYHVGGDE; via the coding sequence ATGAGTGGCCCGGAACGCATAACCCTGGCGGTCACCGGTGCTTCCGGCATGCCGTACGCCTTGCGCCTGCTCGATTGCCTGGTGCGCGAAGACCGCGAAGTCCACTTCCTGATCTCCAAGGCCGCACAATTGGTCATGGCAACCGAAACGGATGTCAGCCTGCCGCCAAAGCCACAAGCAATGCAGGCTTTTCTGACTGAATACACGGGCGCTGCCGCAGGGCAGATTCGCGTATACGGCAAGGAGGACTGGATGTCGCCCGTGGCTTCGGGGTCGGGAGCACCCGCTGCGATGGTGGTGGTGCCGTGTTCTACCGGCACCCTGTCGGGGATTGCCACCGGCGCTTGCAACAACCTGATCGAGCGGGCCGCAGACGTGACGCTCAAGGAGCGTCGCCAGCTGATTCTGGTGCCGCGTGAGGCGCCGTATTCCAGTATCCATCTGGAGAACATGCTCAAGCTGTCCAATATGGGCGCGGTAATAGTGCCTGCATCGCCCGGCTTTTATCATCAACCGCAGACTATCGATGACCTGGTGGATTTTGTGGTGGCGCGCATTCTCAACCTGCTCAATATCCCCCAGGACATGCTCCCGCGCTGGGGCGAGTACCATGTGGGCGGCGATGAGTAA
- a CDS encoding YceK/YidQ family lipoprotein: protein MSKALLALLVAALVCGCASVRTLDAAKPGAPVVYSGTRLDVYALEGGCCAKDRFGAEAPRYPGLDLPASALLDTVLLPLSVLTVLGVGFQASGGL from the coding sequence ATGAGTAAGGCGCTATTGGCCCTGCTGGTGGCGGCTCTGGTTTGTGGTTGCGCCAGCGTGCGAACGCTGGATGCGGCCAAGCCGGGCGCTCCCGTTGTGTACTCGGGTACGCGGCTGGACGTGTATGCCCTTGAGGGCGGGTGCTGTGCCAAGGATCGCTTTGGCGCCGAGGCTCCGCGCTATCCGGGCCTGGACCTGCCCGCCAGCGCGTTGCTCGATACCGTACTATTGCCGTTGTCCGTGCTGACGGTGCTGGGTGTCGGGTTTCAGGCCAGCGGTGGTTTGTAG
- a CDS encoding oxidoreductase, which produces MHLTPSHILLAGATGLTGELLLDRLLNEPTITRVLAPSRKPLAAHPHLENPVGDPAVFLPQLSGRVDVAFCCLGTTIKQAGSEAAFRAVDHDMVVAFAKRAREMGARHLVVVSAIGADPKSSVFYNRVKGEMEQSLRAQNWPQLTIARPSLLLGDRVEPRLAEQIAGPLSKLIPGKYHGIEACQLARALWRLALEEQDGVRVIESDELRKLGK; this is translated from the coding sequence ATGCACTTGACGCCTTCACATATTTTGCTCGCAGGCGCTACCGGCCTTACCGGCGAACTGCTACTTGACCGCCTGCTCAACGAGCCCACCATCACCCGCGTGCTCGCCCCTTCACGCAAGCCTCTGGCGGCGCATCCGCACCTGGAAAACCCGGTAGGTGACCCCGCCGTGTTCCTGCCTCAACTCAGTGGCCGGGTCGATGTCGCCTTCTGCTGCCTGGGCACCACGATCAAGCAGGCAGGTTCCGAGGCAGCCTTCCGCGCGGTGGATCACGACATGGTGGTGGCTTTCGCCAAACGCGCGCGGGAAATGGGCGCACGCCATCTGGTGGTGGTCAGTGCCATCGGCGCCGATCCCAAGTCCTCGGTGTTCTATAACCGGGTCAAGGGTGAAATGGAGCAGTCGCTGCGCGCGCAAAACTGGCCGCAACTGACCATTGCCCGTCCTTCCCTGCTACTGGGCGATCGCGTCGAGCCACGTCTGGCCGAACAGATCGCCGGGCCACTGTCCAAACTGATTCCGGGCAAGTACCACGGTATCGAAGCCTGCCAGCTGGCCCGTGCGCTGTGGCGCCTGGCACTGGAAGAACAGGACGGCGTGCGGGTGATCGAATCCGATGAGTTGCGCAAGCTGGGTAAATAG
- a CDS encoding C13 family peptidase, with the protein MRPFAPLALTLLLTACGDGESLLPPDARLPDGGRYRGEVVNGLLQGQGRIDYPNGNWYAGEFKNGQWHGQGEWHASNGDSYRGGFAQGLYSGHGRLTTHDSTYEGGFKLGNREGEGTLKQGTLSYRGDFKDDQFSGDGHLELEDGSQYQGQFAHGKPHGTGRRSDASGNEFVGEFVNGELEGNGIFNSADGDQYEGAFKHNQLNGKGRYENADGDVWSGDFKDGALTGKGELTGIDGSHYSGMFNEWRFNGPGHLSLPDGSTYVGEFAADTYQGQGTLTLSDGTVQSGYWLNGQRVRDAKGTVLPDPLELGLLNQGTLLNKALDGVAPSTPAIELYSLVLAGDGKQSVFKREADYVSDMLASRFGSRGRITLVNHRDHLLDRPMATRENLYRAAKTLAGRTGPEDLIFIYLTSHGTQEHELVLDQPRMELADLPADELAAALAPLKNRDKIIVISSCYSGGFIPALKDEKTLIMTASQADRVSFGCSEEADFTYFGNALFAQALNQTDDLQKAFKLARQYVAEREQADGYEPSEPQIWAPKGVLNHWQRLRQQQAKQALQ; encoded by the coding sequence ATGCGCCCATTTGCCCCCCTTGCTTTGACCCTGCTGCTGACGGCCTGTGGAGACGGTGAATCACTGTTACCGCCCGACGCACGCCTGCCCGATGGCGGGCGCTATCGAGGCGAAGTGGTCAACGGGTTGCTGCAGGGCCAGGGCCGTATCGACTATCCGAATGGCAATTGGTACGCAGGGGAGTTCAAAAATGGCCAGTGGCACGGCCAGGGCGAGTGGCACGCCAGCAATGGCGATAGCTATCGCGGCGGTTTCGCGCAAGGCCTGTACAGCGGCCATGGCCGCCTGACCACCCACGACAGTACCTACGAGGGCGGGTTCAAGCTGGGCAACCGCGAGGGCGAGGGCACGCTCAAGCAAGGTACCCTGAGCTATCGCGGCGACTTCAAGGATGACCAGTTCTCGGGCGATGGCCATCTGGAGCTGGAAGACGGCAGCCAGTACCAGGGCCAGTTTGCCCACGGCAAACCCCACGGCACCGGCAGGCGCAGCGATGCCAGCGGCAATGAGTTCGTCGGCGAGTTCGTCAATGGCGAACTTGAAGGCAACGGCATCTTCAACAGCGCCGACGGCGACCAGTACGAGGGCGCGTTCAAGCACAACCAGCTCAACGGCAAGGGCCGCTATGAGAATGCCGACGGCGATGTGTGGAGCGGCGACTTCAAGGACGGCGCTTTAACCGGCAAGGGCGAACTGACAGGCATCGACGGCAGCCACTACAGCGGCATGTTCAACGAGTGGCGCTTCAACGGTCCCGGCCATTTGAGCCTGCCCGACGGCAGCACCTATGTTGGCGAGTTCGCCGCAGACACCTATCAGGGCCAGGGCACCCTGACCCTGAGCGACGGTACCGTACAAAGCGGCTACTGGCTCAACGGCCAGCGAGTGCGCGATGCCAAAGGGACAGTCTTGCCCGACCCGCTGGAGCTGGGGCTGCTCAACCAGGGCACATTGCTCAACAAGGCGCTGGACGGCGTTGCCCCATCCACCCCGGCAATCGAGCTGTACAGCCTGGTGCTGGCGGGCGACGGCAAGCAGAGCGTGTTCAAGCGCGAAGCCGATTACGTCAGCGACATGCTGGCCAGCCGTTTTGGCAGCCGTGGCCGGATCACCCTGGTGAACCACCGCGACCATCTGCTCGATCGCCCCATGGCCACCCGCGAAAACCTGTACCGCGCGGCAAAAACCCTGGCCGGGCGCACCGGCCCTGAAGACCTGATTTTCATTTATCTGACCAGCCACGGCACCCAGGAACACGAGCTGGTACTCGATCAACCGCGCATGGAGCTGGCAGACCTGCCCGCCGACGAACTAGCTGCAGCCTTGGCCCCACTGAAAAACCGCGACAAGATCATCGTGATTTCATCCTGCTATTCAGGCGGTTTTATCCCCGCGCTCAAGGATGAAAAAACCCTGATCATGACCGCATCCCAGGCTGACCGCGTGTCTTTTGGCTGCTCTGAAGAAGCCGACTTTACCTACTTCGGCAATGCCTTGTTTGCTCAGGCGCTGAACCAGACCGACGACCTGCAAAAAGCCTTCAAACTGGCCAGGCAGTACGTGGCCGAACGCGAACAAGCGGATGGCTACGAGCCATCCGAACCGCAAATCTGGGCGCCAAAAGGCGTTCTGAACCACTGGCAACGCTTGCGTCAACAACAAGCGAAACAGGCTTTGCAGTAA
- a CDS encoding CidA/LrgA family protein, giving the protein MLLRGLTWLVLFQLLGTALNHLFVPVLPGPIIGLLLLLGFLMVRGQVSEPLSQAAGGLLRYLPLLLVPPAVGVMVYAADIAADFWAIVGALVLSLLISMAFVGVLMQRLLKNHSHPEERP; this is encoded by the coding sequence ATGTTGCTACGCGGCTTGACTTGGCTGGTGCTGTTTCAATTGCTCGGTACCGCCCTCAATCACTTGTTCGTCCCCGTATTGCCCGGGCCCATTATCGGATTGCTGCTGTTGTTGGGCTTCTTGATGGTGCGCGGTCAAGTCAGCGAGCCATTGAGTCAGGCTGCCGGCGGGTTGTTGCGTTATTTACCCTTGCTGTTGGTGCCGCCCGCGGTGGGCGTGATGGTGTACGCCGCCGATATTGCCGCTGACTTCTGGGCGATTGTCGGGGCGCTGGTGCTGTCGCTATTGATCTCGATGGCATTCGTCGGCGTACTGATGCAGCGTCTGCTCAAGAATCACAGCCATCCCGAGGAGCGGCCATGA
- a CDS encoding LrgB family protein codes for MNLQWQGAWESVIHHPLFGIGITLGAYQLVLAAYEKTRWLFLQPVLASMLLVIGVLLSCGLSYAEYRKSTDILSILLGPATVALAVPLYLNLRRIRQLFWPIFTTLVIGGVFATALVVGLAWWFGAEHMMLMTLAPKSVTSPIAMLVAEQIGGVAALAAVFVLITGVIGAICGPGLLRLLGVHSPEARGMALGMTAHAVGTSVALQESEECGAFAALAMSLMGLGTAVFLPLAVTLMV; via the coding sequence ATGAATCTGCAATGGCAGGGCGCCTGGGAGTCAGTCATCCATCATCCGTTGTTTGGTATCGGTATCACCCTGGGCGCCTATCAACTGGTGCTCGCCGCTTACGAGAAAACCCGCTGGCTCTTCCTGCAGCCGGTGCTGGCCTCGATGCTGCTGGTGATCGGTGTGCTGCTCAGTTGCGGCCTGAGCTACGCGGAGTACCGCAAGAGCACCGATATCCTGAGTATTTTGCTGGGCCCCGCAACGGTGGCGCTGGCGGTGCCGCTGTACCTGAACCTGCGGCGGATCCGGCAGTTGTTCTGGCCCATTTTTACTACGCTGGTAATTGGCGGCGTCTTCGCCACTGCGTTGGTGGTGGGCCTGGCCTGGTGGTTCGGGGCCGAGCACATGATGCTGATGACCCTGGCGCCCAAGTCGGTGACCTCACCGATTGCCATGCTGGTGGCCGAGCAGATTGGTGGTGTGGCGGCGCTGGCAGCAGTGTTTGTGCTGATTACCGGGGTGATCGGCGCAATTTGCGGGCCGGGCCTGTTGCGCCTGCTCGGGGTTCACAGCCCGGAGGCCCGAGGTATGGCCCTGGGCATGACGGCGCACGCGGTTGGCACTTCGGTGGCCCTGCAGGAAAGTGAAGAGTGTGGCGCCTTCGCGGCGCTGGCGATGAGTCTGATGGGTCTGGGTACGGCGGTGTTCCTGCCGTTGGCCGTGACCCTCATGGTGTAA
- a CDS encoding LON peptidase substrate-binding domain-containing protein — translation MTLPLFPLNTVLFPGCVLDLQIFEARYLDMVARCMKQGTGFGVVCILDGREVGNAPQGIAGIGCEALIRDFQQQDNGLLGIRVEGGRRFEVLGTELQRDQLLLAHVEWLDDAPEQPLQEEDQDLLALLKALAEHPMVVALNMNTEVAGQQSLSNQLAYLLPFAEADKIELLQVNDPQQRLDGIQVLLDEIQGEALN, via the coding sequence ATGACATTGCCGCTGTTTCCTTTGAATACCGTGCTGTTTCCAGGTTGTGTGCTGGATTTGCAGATATTTGAGGCGCGCTACCTGGACATGGTTGCCCGCTGCATGAAGCAGGGCACAGGCTTTGGTGTGGTGTGCATCCTGGATGGCCGTGAGGTCGGCAATGCACCCCAGGGTATCGCCGGGATTGGCTGTGAAGCCCTGATTCGCGATTTTCAGCAGCAGGACAACGGCCTGCTGGGCATTCGCGTCGAGGGCGGGCGGCGCTTTGAAGTGCTGGGCACTGAGTTGCAGCGCGATCAGCTACTGCTGGCGCATGTCGAGTGGCTGGATGACGCCCCCGAGCAGCCCCTGCAGGAAGAAGACCAGGACCTGCTGGCCTTGCTCAAGGCGCTGGCCGAGCACCCGATGGTGGTGGCCCTGAACATGAACACCGAGGTGGCGGGGCAACAGTCGCTGTCCAATCAACTGGCGTACCTATTGCCCTTTGCCGAGGCAGACAAGATCGAACTGCTGCAGGTCAATGACCCGCAGCAGCGTCTGGAC